In Hydrogenovibrio thermophilus, the following are encoded in one genomic region:
- the pheT gene encoding phenylalanine--tRNA ligase subunit beta has translation MKVSESWLREWTNPEWDSQTLAEELSLAGLEVDGVEPVAPAFSNVVVGQVVSVEKHPDADKLNVTQVDVGEEENLQIVCGAPNVVAGMKACCAKVGAVLPGDFKIKKAKLRGVPSHGMLCGATEIGLPDDGVDGLYVLPDEASVGQDVREYLNLNDQVIDVDLTPNRADCLSVEGVARDIAAISNAPFKVPYESQEVAKNGACPQNVAVEQPQACPKYLGCVVEGLNPQAETPLWMKQRLERGGISPKTFLVDVTNYVLLELGQPMHAFDADKLQGDIQIRYAQSGETLVTLDEKELTLQDDTLVIADDSGAIALAGIMGGLATAVSDATQRIFLECAHFSPLAITGKARQYGLHTDSSHRFERGVDAYLPERALERALQLITDIAGGQVSEVSSTVSMENLPTAKTIVLRPERVAKLLGVDLLNAEIEAIFERLNFDVKAIDGGWEMTAPTYRFDMEIEADLIEEVGRVYGYNNLPDTEVQAPMRLPTLPESEQELYVIRKALVNRGYFEVVTYSFVEEDLQAKLVPDSPAICLKNPISDDMKAMRTTLFPGLLQTVSYNQKRQQSRIRIFESGLVFNIQDGKTLQTPMIGGAIVGDLHPQNWAGDNRAADFFDLKGDVETLLEMSHVLGQVRFEAREYPMLHPGQSAAIVKDGRTVGVMGQLHPSLVKTTGVSGKVYVFELRLDAISKAQVPQAKPISKFPEVQRDLAFVVSESLPMHDLLDAIQQVESDILQGVEVFDIYRGQGVGEGRKSVALALKIQHQERTLQDEEVDALVSQVIDMAKEKVQAELRQ, from the coding sequence ATGAAAGTAAGTGAAAGTTGGTTAAGAGAGTGGACGAATCCGGAATGGGATTCTCAAACCTTAGCGGAAGAATTGAGTTTGGCCGGCCTGGAAGTGGATGGCGTGGAGCCGGTGGCTCCCGCCTTTTCGAATGTCGTTGTTGGCCAGGTGGTGTCGGTGGAGAAGCATCCGGACGCCGATAAGCTGAACGTTACCCAAGTGGATGTCGGTGAAGAAGAGAATCTGCAAATCGTTTGCGGTGCACCGAATGTGGTGGCCGGTATGAAAGCCTGCTGCGCGAAAGTCGGTGCGGTATTGCCGGGCGATTTCAAAATCAAAAAAGCCAAGTTACGCGGCGTGCCATCGCACGGTATGTTGTGCGGCGCAACCGAAATCGGCCTGCCGGATGATGGTGTGGACGGTTTGTATGTGTTGCCGGATGAGGCATCGGTCGGTCAGGATGTTCGTGAATATTTAAACTTAAACGATCAAGTCATCGATGTTGACTTAACGCCAAACCGCGCCGATTGTTTGAGTGTGGAAGGTGTGGCGCGCGATATCGCGGCCATCAGCAATGCGCCTTTCAAGGTTCCGTATGAAAGTCAGGAAGTGGCGAAAAACGGTGCTTGTCCGCAAAACGTTGCGGTTGAACAACCACAGGCTTGCCCGAAATATCTTGGCTGTGTGGTCGAAGGACTGAACCCGCAAGCCGAAACACCCCTTTGGATGAAGCAGCGCTTGGAACGTGGCGGTATTTCGCCGAAAACCTTCTTGGTGGATGTGACCAATTACGTGCTGTTGGAGCTGGGGCAGCCGATGCATGCGTTTGATGCGGATAAGTTGCAAGGGGATATCCAAATCCGTTATGCGCAATCGGGTGAAACTCTGGTCACGCTGGACGAGAAAGAACTAACGCTGCAAGACGACACCTTAGTGATTGCCGACGATTCCGGTGCCATTGCGTTGGCCGGAATCATGGGCGGTCTGGCGACGGCCGTGTCCGATGCAACGCAACGTATTTTCCTGGAATGTGCGCACTTTTCGCCATTGGCGATTACCGGTAAAGCGCGTCAGTACGGTTTGCATACCGATTCGTCACACCGTTTCGAACGTGGGGTGGACGCGTACTTACCGGAGCGCGCTCTGGAACGAGCGTTACAGCTGATTACCGATATTGCCGGCGGTCAGGTCTCCGAAGTGTCGTCGACGGTTTCGATGGAAAATTTGCCGACGGCGAAGACGATTGTCCTGCGCCCGGAGCGCGTGGCGAAATTGTTGGGTGTCGATTTGTTGAACGCGGAAATCGAAGCCATTTTCGAACGCTTGAATTTTGATGTGAAAGCGATTGACGGCGGCTGGGAAATGACGGCACCAACTTATCGCTTCGACATGGAAATCGAAGCCGATTTGATTGAAGAAGTCGGCCGAGTATACGGTTATAACAATTTACCGGATACCGAGGTACAAGCCCCTATGAGATTGCCGACTTTGCCGGAGTCGGAGCAGGAGTTGTATGTCATCCGTAAAGCCTTGGTCAATCGCGGTTATTTCGAAGTGGTAACGTATTCGTTTGTCGAAGAGGACTTGCAGGCTAAGCTGGTACCCGACAGTCCGGCCATCTGTCTAAAAAATCCGATTTCCGATGATATGAAGGCGATGCGCACTACCTTGTTCCCCGGGTTGTTGCAAACGGTCTCTTATAACCAGAAACGTCAACAAAGCCGTATTCGCATTTTCGAATCCGGTTTGGTGTTCAATATTCAGGACGGTAAAACCTTGCAAACACCGATGATTGGTGGCGCGATTGTGGGCGATCTGCATCCGCAAAATTGGGCGGGGGATAACCGTGCCGCTGATTTCTTCGATTTGAAGGGGGATGTAGAGACGTTGCTGGAAATGAGTCATGTACTGGGTCAGGTACGTTTTGAAGCGCGAGAATATCCGATGTTGCATCCAGGGCAGTCGGCCGCGATTGTTAAAGACGGTCGTACGGTTGGGGTAATGGGGCAATTGCATCCAAGCTTGGTGAAGACTACCGGTGTATCCGGCAAGGTGTATGTGTTCGAGTTGCGCTTGGATGCGATCTCCAAAGCGCAGGTGCCACAGGCCAAGCCGATTTCCAAGTTCCCGGAAGTACAGCGTGATTTGGCGTTTGTCGTGTCGGAAAGCTTGCCGATGCATGATTTATTGGATGCCATTCAGCAGGTTGAATCGGATATTTTGCAAGGTGTGGAGGTCTTTGATATTTATCGCGGCCAAGGTGTCGGGGAAGGGCGTAAAAGTGTGGCCTTGGCCCTGAAAATACAACACCAAGAGCGCACGCTTCAGGATGAAGAGGTTGACGCGCTGGTGTCACAAGTGATTGATATGGCAAAAGAAAAAGTCCAGGCCGAGTTGCGGCAATAA
- the pheS gene encoding phenylalanine--tRNA ligase subunit alpha, protein MQEKLQQIVSQAKETIHSVSELMHLDEIRVQYLGKKGELTAMMKTLGQLSAEERPKAGQVINEAKQAVQGFLNEKKAELEKAILDAQLASETIDVSLPGRGLDVGGLHPVTRTLRRIEMIFAKAGFDVETGPEIEDDWHNFEALNIPETHPARAMHDTFYFDEQTVLRTHTSGVQIRTMENKDVPMRIIAPGRVYRCDSDQTHTPMFHQVEGLVIEENASFAQLRTLIIEFLRQFFEDENLKVRFRPSYFPFTEPSAEVDIATDLFGDGRWIEVLGCGMVHPNVLKNVEVDAEQYSGFAFGLGVERLAMLRYGVTDLRQFFENDLRFLKQFK, encoded by the coding sequence ATGCAAGAAAAACTGCAGCAGATAGTGTCGCAAGCCAAGGAAACGATTCATTCCGTTTCCGAATTGATGCACTTGGACGAAATTCGAGTCCAATACCTCGGGAAAAAAGGTGAACTGACCGCCATGATGAAAACGCTGGGGCAACTTTCCGCCGAGGAAAGACCGAAAGCAGGTCAGGTGATTAACGAAGCCAAACAAGCGGTACAAGGCTTTTTGAACGAAAAGAAGGCCGAATTGGAAAAAGCGATCTTGGATGCTCAGTTGGCCAGTGAAACCATCGACGTTTCCTTGCCTGGCCGCGGTTTGGATGTGGGTGGCTTGCACCCGGTCACACGCACGTTGCGCCGCATTGAGATGATTTTTGCCAAGGCCGGGTTTGATGTCGAAACCGGTCCGGAAATCGAAGACGATTGGCACAACTTTGAAGCCCTGAATATTCCGGAAACCCATCCGGCTCGAGCCATGCACGACACCTTTTATTTCGACGAGCAAACCGTTCTCAGAACCCATACTTCCGGGGTGCAAATTCGAACCATGGAAAATAAAGACGTGCCGATGCGTATTATTGCACCGGGGCGGGTGTATCGTTGCGACTCCGACCAGACTCACACGCCGATGTTCCACCAGGTGGAAGGCTTGGTCATCGAGGAAAACGCCAGTTTCGCGCAATTACGCACCTTGATTATCGAATTCCTGCGTCAGTTCTTTGAAGACGAAAACCTGAAAGTGCGTTTCCGCCCATCGTATTTCCCGTTTACCGAGCCGTCTGCGGAAGTGGATATCGCCACGGATTTATTCGGTGACGGGCGTTGGATCGAAGTACTGGGGTGCGGTATGGTTCACCCGAACGTTCTGAAAAATGTAGAAGTGGACGCGGAGCAGTACTCCGGTTTTGCGTTCGGATTGGGTGTGGAACGTTTGGCGATGTTGCGTTATGGCGTAACCGATTTGCGCCAGTTCTTTGAGAACGACCTACGCTTTTTGAAACAGTTTAAATAA
- the rplT gene encoding 50S ribosomal protein L20, whose amino-acid sequence MARVKRGVIARRRHNKVLKQAKGYYGARKKIFRVAKQAVIKAGQYAYRDRRQKKRQFRRLWIARINAATRMNGMTYSRFISGLNKAGIEVDRKVLSDIAIHDAEAFSAIVEKAKAALA is encoded by the coding sequence ATGGCAAGAGTTAAAAGAGGCGTGATTGCACGCAGAAGACACAATAAAGTATTAAAGCAAGCAAAAGGTTATTACGGAGCTCGTAAAAAGATTTTCCGTGTGGCCAAGCAGGCTGTAATCAAAGCGGGTCAATATGCTTATCGTGACCGTCGTCAAAAGAAACGTCAATTCCGTCGTTTGTGGATTGCACGTATCAATGCTGCGACACGTATGAATGGTATGACTTACAGCCGTTTCATTTCCGGTTTGAATAAAGCGGGAATCGAAGTGGATCGTAAAGTGCTATCCGATATCGCTATCCATGACGCAGAAGCGTTTTCCGCCATTGTTGAAAAAGCAAAAGCGGCCTTGGCATAA
- the rpmI gene encoding 50S ribosomal protein L35 gives MPKMKTNKSAQKRFKKTGSGRFKCKQSHLRHILTKKSTKRKRHLRAASMIHDNDVAMVRRMLPYA, from the coding sequence ATGCCTAAGATGAAAACAAATAAAAGTGCTCAAAAGCGCTTTAAGAAAACCGGCTCCGGCCGTTTTAAGTGCAAACAATCGCATCTTCGTCATATCTTGACCAAGAAGTCGACTAAGCGTAAACGTCACTTGCGTGCTGCAAGCATGATTCATGATAACGATGTGGCAATGGTTCGCCGCATGCTACCATACGCGTAA
- the infC gene encoding translation initiation factor IF-3 — protein MAVRRGRGRPQQPEAPKDNINDRITAKEVRLIDADGEQKGVVSIEEALEAARDAEMDLVEISAKSSPPVCRIMDYGKYVYQQQKKKHEAKKKQKQVQVKEVKFRPGTEEGDYQVKMRNLTKFLEKGDRVKVTIWFRGREITHKELGMRMLERVRDDIQEIATVEQMPKMEGRQLQMMVAPIKK, from the coding sequence ATCGCAGTTAGAAGAGGTCGTGGTAGGCCGCAGCAACCGGAAGCGCCTAAAGACAACATTAACGACAGAATTACGGCAAAAGAAGTCCGCTTGATCGATGCGGATGGAGAGCAGAAAGGTGTCGTCTCAATTGAAGAGGCTTTAGAAGCCGCGCGTGATGCAGAAATGGACCTGGTGGAAATCTCTGCAAAATCCAGCCCGCCGGTTTGCCGAATCATGGACTATGGTAAATACGTTTATCAACAGCAGAAAAAAAAGCACGAAGCTAAGAAAAAACAAAAGCAGGTTCAGGTCAAGGAAGTGAAATTCCGTCCTGGAACGGAAGAAGGGGATTATCAGGTGAAAATGCGTAACCTGACGAAGTTCCTGGAAAAAGGTGACCGCGTGAAGGTCACCATCTGGTTCCGCGGACGCGAAATTACCCATAAAGAGCTGGGCATGCGAATGTTGGAACGTGTGCGCGATGATATTCAGGAAATCGCCACCGTCGAACAAATGCCGAAGATGGAAGGGCGCCAATTGCAAATGATGGTCGCGCCGATCAAAAAATAA